In a genomic window of Salegentibacter salegens:
- a CDS encoding helix-turn-helix transcriptional regulator, translating into MKNKLKVLRAEHSYTQEDLADIIGVSRQTINAIEKEKFDPSLPTAFRISKLFKLPIEAIFNFEET; encoded by the coding sequence ATGAAAAATAAATTAAAAGTACTTCGGGCCGAACATAGTTATACCCAGGAAGATTTAGCAGATATTATTGGGGTCTCCCGGCAAACAATTAATGCCATAGAAAAAGAGAAATTTGACCCTAGTTTGCCCACAGCTTTTAGAATTTCAAAACTCTTTAAGTTACCTATAGAAGCTATTTTTAATTTTGAGGAAACTTAA